A window of Flavobacterium branchiarum genomic DNA:
ATTCCACTGTATATAAAACTGTTCCTGACATATCTATTACATAAATTTCTACATTATATCCTGATCTGTCATTCACTTTGAGCGCAATTTGACTACCGTCAGTACTCCAATCACACTCGGAAATAAATTTTCCGTTTGGAGTTTGAAACAATTGAACAAGTCCTCCTCCATCAGAATCGATACGGTATAATTTATCAAAATTTGGATAAATTATCTGGCTTCCGTTTGTATTCCAGCAATAATTTACAAACTCCATATTAAATCCCGCAACAGGTACATAATTTGTAACTTTAAAAACTCCCGAGCCATCAGGGTTCATCGTATATATCTGATTCTGAGAACCATCGAAACTAAGGTAAGCAATTTTATTTACACTTAAGTTTTTTCTTGGCCTAAAACTATTAACATTTGAGGAGGTCAATTGTAACTGGTTTCCTGCTTCATCTGCAGTGTAAATAACATTGTTATTGTTTACTTTTTTAACATATAAAAATCTCGGATTTGGGAATGCTAAAGTTGTAAATGAATAGGTTACACTATTAGTTGGTTTATTAATCCCGTCGGAAACTGCCACTTGCCAATAGTATTTTGTACTATAACTTAAATCTTTTATAGCCAAAGTCGTCGTTTTAAGATTAGGATAAGTTTTAACCTCATCGGTAGTTCCGTTTTTTAAAGTAACGGTATAGGTTAAAGTATCCGATTCTTTATCGGTAGCTGTCCATGTTAAATTTAAACTTAGCGCTTGCTCTTTTGCATTATCAACTGGTGCTGTTAAAACCGGAATATCTGGTGGTTTATTATTTGCGGTAGAAATTTCTAATTCGAATATAACTTGTACGCTAGCATCGGCTGCAACTTTTGCTGGTTCAAATCGGGCAATGTAACCATCCTTTTGAGCCTGAAAAGAATAATCTCCAACCAATACCCCTTCTAGCGTAAAATAACCATCTTTATCTGTAAATACAGTACTTGTTGCTGGACTCGAGGATACACGTACATTTTCTATAGGTGCAAATGTTCCCGATGCTACAACCCTACCTTTTACAGTCCCACTTGCTCCATCCTTCAATTGTTCTTCACTACAAGAAATCAAAAGAATAAAACAAACTAAAATTCTTAATC
This region includes:
- a CDS encoding carboxypeptidase regulatory-like domain-containing protein, giving the protein MKIGLRILVCFILLISCSEEQLKDGASGTVKGRVVASGTFAPIENVRVSSSPATSTVFTDKDGYFTLEGVLVGDYSFQAQKDGYIARFEPAKVAADASVQVIFELEISTANNKPPDIPVLTAPVDNAKEQALSLNLTWTATDKESDTLTYTVTLKNGTTDEVKTYPNLKTTTLAIKDLSYSTKYYWQVAVSDGINKPTNSVTYSFTTLAFPNPRFLYVKKVNNNNVIYTADEAGNQLQLTSSNVNSFRPRKNLSVNKIAYLSFDGSQNQIYTMNPDGSGVFKVTNYVPVAGFNMEFVNYCWNTNGSQIIYPNFDKLYRIDSDGGGLVQLFQTPNGKFISECDWSTDGSQIALKVNDRSGYNVEIYVIDMSGTVLYTVESGLSGAASGLNISVDNQRVVFTRDVSGFENSTYRRLDSRIFMYTRSTNAAVELTSQKQNGFNDLDVKFSPNEAEVIFVNTSNDGLSAQNIQKVSVTNTSGSTSSRTTLFQNASMPEWK